The Malaclemys terrapin pileata isolate rMalTer1 chromosome 2, rMalTer1.hap1, whole genome shotgun sequence nucleotide sequence tagataacctcttgaggtcccttccagtcctatgattctaagttgttacacacattttaccatgacATTACTGATCGGCAAGTaaagagttttcaaatgatacctcacaaggcatatcttgtacaaagattattacaatagtgtgtataATGTGAACCCAGGGGTGTATTCGTTACATCTGCCCAACTAACAAAACTTATTAGAGTCAGTTTGGTGACTgttataaacaaacaaatcatGTGTATTACTCATGATATTATTTTAGAGGGTTGGGCCGCTTGATTTTTGTTTCTAGGCTTTTTTGCAAGATCCCTCTGTTCCTTCTAAGTGTTTAGGTGCTCTTGACTAAATGGGATGACCACAGCAAAATATCTAAGATATATTGTAACAAATCCATGAACTTCCTGGTTATTGTTATACTGTATACCACAGCcattctgaattttaaagctAGACAGAGACTAGAACTCAGAGCTTCTTGATTCAAAGCCCAGGTTCATAGTGCTTGAGCTGAAAGGGAATCTCTGTTAGCAGCTCGGGGCCTGTTTGAATAGCTTTGATTCTCTCCACTGAAGGATAAATACTGAACATACACACTATCCTGCTCATTACGTTATCATTTACTTGAGTTGAAATAATCCTGGTATAATCTTAGAGGAAGTCATTTCGAACTCCTGCACTCTTGGGGCGCCACtcacctttttcagagtcagctTTGTTGCTAAGatttgtaaaaggaaataatAAAAATCTAGAGACAGTGTGAACTGATAAGTCAAAATTATCGCACTTGTTACTGCTTATAAGGATGCATCTTGTATGCTTCCTGAAGCAGTATAGTGCAATAGATAGACCTGATCCTTTTTAAATTATGCCAGCAGGCCCTGTTAGCTTATGGCAGATATTTCTTTCCTTTGCAGGACTTTCTGTTCCTGAGAACCGACATGGCCTTCTGGGCATTTACAATGGAGATGAATTTGTATTTGAGGAGAGTAGCTGGTACATTATCAATATTCTGAAACTTCTGTGGCATTATGGATTCAATCCTCTGCGAATGAACATGTGGGTGGAAGACATCTTGGACAAGTTTATGAGGTAATGATGTAAAGCCTGAACTAAATTAATTCTCCTGCTGGAGTGATTAAAAACTGGTAGGTACTATCTATGATGATGAATGCTGTGGAAACATTTAATAAAGGAGTGGCAGTtgagttttctttttcttgaccctctttctgtttctcttctgTGATCTTCTTGGGTCTTTTTTCCTACGAGCGTATGTCACAATATAGCTAGGGCAACCCAGGATTCATTCCTCATGGCAGTGGGGTGATCTCTAAGAGTAGTTTTTGTTGCCTGCCCTTTTACTTTGTAAACTGTTCTAATTAAAACAGGATTACCATTTAAACAGTGCTACTTTGTAGTAGTAAGCACAAACACAGCAATCACCACTTGTACATTGTACAATGTAAACCAGACAATATAATTTTGAGCGAAAGGAGTCATCAGTACAATTTGCCCTAATGTAGTGTGTCCATCACACTGGCATTTGGGTGCATAAAACACAGAAACAGGCGTTAATTTATAACTGCCTGCAGTGAGCAAAAGTACCCACCCACTTGGAAAGAAGTCAGGAAACTTATGAAAAGACCCAAAAGGGCTTTGTTTTAGATGTGTTAGGCTATGGTTTGGCTGGCAAGATGAGCCTTGTCCCTTGTTTCTGAAGGTTAAGAGATTCTGATGGTCCCATTGAGAATCCCTTGTCTCCAGTTCCCAAGAACGCCCCTCCAAGGACTATCAGCACAAACACTACACCTGATCTCAGTTGTCAGGAGGGAGCAGTGGGACAGAAGACAGTATCTAAAATGGTCAGACCCTTCCACATACTGGTCTttgcagagaaaaacaaaaaactggaaCTGCATTCAGAATTTTTGCTATTTCtgtaaatgtttttcatttacagTAAGTCAGTGTCTGCAAATCAATTGTTCTGTGCTAATCTATATAGTCCAGATTAGTCTTTTATTAATTGATTTATatgtctctctccttttggaTAAAGTATCTACCGCTATCAGTCTCATGACTACTCCTTCAGCAGCACGGAGGGCTTGCTTCATGCACTCGGAGGGAATGACTTTATCCAGATGCTGAATCGGACCATTGATGAGACTATGCAGAAGGCTGGCTTCTCCCAGAAGTTTATCTATGAGGTGGTTACTCCAATCATGAGAATCAATTACGGCCAAGGTGCCAACATTAATGGGTTTGTAGGTGCGTTTTTAATTGTCTTCCATACTTACATAGTTCTGTTTCTGCTGGCAGATGAAGCTGTCATTAAAGGGCTGGGTGTTGTGACCTCTGTTGTGCTATAGTGAAAACTCTGGCTTCATTGTTAGGATTCTTGCTCCCTAGACATGGGTAGGCTTTGAAGGCGATGCATTCAACCTTAAGGAAAGGGGGATTACTTCTATTGCTCAACAGTATCTTCGCTCACTGTGATATTCTGATAGGAAAGCAAATTGTTCAGTAGCTGTTTGGTACCATTATTTTTAGCAAGTTTTGTGTGTCACTTTCCTAGCGACCTATAGTTTTCTTAGCTCCATTttactatcccagccctgagtgaagATCAGTCCCCTGCTTAATTCAGTGAATGGGATGTTAGAACAGTGTGTTTGGAATTTCATTCTCTTCCCTGGCAGGCGCGGTGTCTTTGGCAGGTGCTGACTCTGGACTTTGGTCAGTAAAAGGTGGCAACAAACTTGTCTGCACTGGCCTTCTTTATGCTTCCAAAGCACAACTTATCTCTGGCACAGTTATCTCTATAGAGGAGAGAACGCGGCCCAAACGCACAGGTGAGGTGCACTCGCTTTCTTTGGACTTAAGCGGAAAAGGCTTTAAAACTAAAGATCGTCATATGCTGAAACATTTGGATGCCCATCTCAAGAGTCCTGGTATTCAGGTCACTACATACATATAAGGCCCATCTGATTTTTAGGCCCCTTATGAGGagtcaaattgggcacccaaaaatcactagtctgAAAGACTTGTTCTAAATTATGTCAATAAAGGATCTGGTGTGCAACATGTGACGCAAAAGTTTAGTCcaataaaagggaaaatttcccccactctctccccacctccctcccaaatATCTAGTTTACAAAAGCATTAACCCAAAAAAATACACATGTCCTGTTGCCAGGAGGATTCTgcattttcttaaatattttttttccaggaagtACGGTTAAGCTGTATGAAGTGAGCTACAACTCTGCATCAGGGTCAGCTACAGACATGTACGATATAGTTCTTATTGCTACACCACTGAATCGTAAAATGTCCAACATCACCTTCTGGAACTTTAACCCGCCTCTTGCACAGTTCTCAGACCATTACCATCAGATGGTGGCAACTTTTGTTCACGGGCGCATAAACGCATCCTTCTTCGGCTACAAGGACCCATCCCGCTTTCATTTAGCCGACATTGTCACAACAGAAAATCCCAATCTATTTATCAACAGCATAGGTGTTGTGTCTCCTGTCCAAAACACACACGAGGAAGTGAAGCAACCCATGGGACCTGCCGTTTGGAAAGTGTTCTCGAAAGAACCTCTCACCAAGGAGCAGATGAATTTGCTTTTCTCATCCTACGACTCTGTGAAAGAGAAGAAGTGGCTGGCTTACCCACACTACAGTCTCCCGAAGAAATGCCCACCTATAATCCTGCATGATAGAATATACTACCTTAATGGCATAGAATGGGCGGCAAGTGCCATGGAAATGAGCGCAGTTGCCGCCAAAAATGCAGCCCTCCTTTCTTACCATCGCTGGTATGGAAACGTGGACATGATTGACCAGGAGGACTTAAATGAGAAACTCAAAACAGAGCTGTGAGTTTTACCCAGGTATGAGCGGCAAATCCCTGTGGCTGATGAGTCTAGATTGCCCAGTGAGGGCCAGAGGAAATTGATCATGGTATTGATCAAATGCTACATCTTTCTGGCCcaccttactgttaaaaatgaatATATGGCAATATTTTCCCCTCTAACCTGATACAGTAATCACAAGTGTTACCTATTACAATAGTGAAGGTGGAAAAATTCCAGAGAGGTGTAGGATTTTTAAATTGCTCCTTCTCCTATGTATTCTGACCCCagctcaggaaagcacttaagcatgtgctaaagcCCATCCCTATTCAAGATAAGCACTTAAGCaagtatttaaagttaagcatgtgcttaagtgcagtCCTGAATAGGGATACGTTCCTGGATCAGGACCCGTTTATGTACAATCACCTAGGCCCCGATCTTGTTGACACGTAAGCATGTGGTTAAGTATTTGCAGGAAAAGGCCTTAGTGTCTCCTGTGGTGTGACAGAAACTCTTAAATATAGGAAAAAGGCAGAGGGATATGGAGCCAGGTGTAACATATTAaagtaatgttattttaaaaattgacaaaatCAAATTCTGAAACTAGCCTGTAAGAGGCTGTCTGGTCCCATGTTATTGGCTCACTTCATTTCCAACTGCTAACCTTTAAGTCCAGTACAAATTAATTCCATGGTTTCCTAATATAGTATCAGCTTTCCTTAAGCAATTGCTTTTGTTGCCACAGGGGTCTTATGTGAGTAGAAAGAGGCAATGCTCTACCATCTGAAAAGGTTTTGAGAGCCCTTTTACTAGATGAGACTTTGCTTCTtttaaggaaaataattttaaattggttttaaagggGTTTTCTGTATTTAGTTTTAAAGTGTGGCGCAGTCTGGGTGCATGTTCtgtaatattgattttttttcccccccgttCTTCTTCTAGCTTTATTGTAATCTTAGAAGCCAAatctgtaaaacaaataaaaggaagttcttcttcacacagccaacctgtggaactccttgcctcaggaggttgtgaaggctaggactataacagggtttaaaagagaactagatacattcatggaggttaagtccattaatggctattagccaggatgggtaaggaatggtgtccctagcctctgattgtcagagggtggagatggatggcaggagagagatcacttgatcattgcctgttaggttcactccctctggggcacctggcattggccactatcggtagacaggatactaggctggctggacctttggtctgacccagtatggctgttcttatgttctagtgTTAGGTTCTACAGTAGAGAACCTGAATATAATTTCGATAACAGTGAATGTGGCTTCTTCCCAGCTGAAGTTAATATACAGCTTTGAAAAAGGCCCTAAGTCATGGGCTCACCAGGAACTgcaattgtattttttaaagtttggttaTTCATACATTGTCAAAAAAAAGGTAAGATTCCAATCTCCGTACAGAGTACTTGTCTGACATGGCATGTATTAACAGtactgtaatttattttaaagcatgcTTTTCAGGTGAGTGAATACAGGGGGGATTTaacaggagagaatttttttttgtatagAGGGCTACAGTAGCAGCATGGAGATGGTGTGAGTGCTACACATGATGATAAACACATTAATGCAACAGAATTCTAACTAGTCACAGTGGTTGAGACACACCAGAAATGTTATGAAAGTCAGCAGTCAATAAAATCAAAGCCATGCCAGCTATGCAGTAAAAAGGGAGATCCAAATAATTTTgggattttattttgtaaattgggggaggggttgagggGGGGCTCTTGTTTCTTTTGATTGCACACCTTGTGTAAATTCTGTTGCTTGTAGGACATAGGGCACTAAGGCCATATTTTTACAAGTGAGGTGTAGcagtgttgggactcaccactcAGAGCCTCTTGCTGGTCaccctcgggaattagctcagtccagtggagcgccctctcctggtggtgtcaCATCCGTTGTCTCACCCTCAATTGGTGTGTGGACCCGCATTGCTCCCAACTTGCAGCATCCTCTTtgagccactgccctccggcagtgccccttagtccctCCTCGCCCCATTCCGgggtgtgtgacacacacacacacacacaaaatcagctgtccctctgcacccccaaagtcacacccctcttggcagggggttggggcagccCAAGACAGACACTCCCGTCAGCCAGGTGTAAGGCAAGGAGGatgagggggacccaggcccacccactactctaggtcccaacccagggaccctctagtggcatccatcctgccctccttctctccctccatctgttcacgtccctaggccacttcccctttggccccctTGCATAGGCCAGGCCCTTCCCCTCTagaaggtctgggacagactgactgcttgctccctgagcagcctttctatagggctgagccaggccctgattggctattcccctgcgcaggcccactggcctgctgcagcccagtcTAACATGAGGGTGGGGCAGATGCCCCACTGCATGAGGCTAATTTAACTGTGTTAATTCTCAATAGCTTTACAGCTTACACAGACTGATCAAGCACAGTAAATCTAACATATCTTAACTAAATCTTATTTGCTTTAAATACCAGAGCTCCAGAGAGGTTATGAAATGTTTGCAGAAATACATGGTTGTCAGtggtcagtttttttaaaaattagtgagCTGAATTCCTACACATAGTTTAAAGAGTGATACTCAATACTCAGCATACATTTTTATGGTTTTTTACTTGTAGCTCTACCTGCTGTCTAATTTCAACAGAAATTCAAGGTACCTAAAGAAGCACTGTT carries:
- the PCYOX1 gene encoding prenylcysteine oxidase 1 isoform X1, translating into MGFLPGTSMRNRLPAPLLLLLASLWRGALGATELRYPPGKIAVIGAGIGGTSAAYFLRQKFGKEVQIDVFERGMVGGRLATINVEGKDYEAGGAIIHPLNLHMKHFVKELGLSVPENRHGLLGIYNGDEFVFEESSWYIINILKLLWHYGFNPLRMNMWVEDILDKFMSIYRYQSHDYSFSSTEGLLHALGGNDFIQMLNRTIDETMQKAGFSQKFIYEVVTPIMRINYGQGANINGFVGAVSLAGADSGLWSVKGGNKLVCTGLLYASKAQLISGTVISIEERTRPKRTGSTVKLYEVSYNSASGSATDMYDIVLIATPLNRKMSNITFWNFNPPLAQFSDHYHQMVATFVHGRINASFFGYKDPSRFHLADIVTTENPNLFINSIGVVSPVQNTHEEVKQPMGPAVWKVFSKEPLTKEQMNLLFSSYDSVKEKKWLAYPHYSLPKKCPPIILHDRIYYLNGIEWAASAMEMSAVAAKNAALLSYHRWYGNVDMIDQEDLNEKLKTEL
- the PCYOX1 gene encoding prenylcysteine oxidase 1 isoform X2, which produces MVFAGLFHLRLSVPENRHGLLGIYNGDEFVFEESSWYIINILKLLWHYGFNPLRMNMWVEDILDKFMSIYRYQSHDYSFSSTEGLLHALGGNDFIQMLNRTIDETMQKAGFSQKFIYEVVTPIMRINYGQGANINGFVGAVSLAGADSGLWSVKGGNKLVCTGLLYASKAQLISGTVISIEERTRPKRTGSTVKLYEVSYNSASGSATDMYDIVLIATPLNRKMSNITFWNFNPPLAQFSDHYHQMVATFVHGRINASFFGYKDPSRFHLADIVTTENPNLFINSIGVVSPVQNTHEEVKQPMGPAVWKVFSKEPLTKEQMNLLFSSYDSVKEKKWLAYPHYSLPKKCPPIILHDRIYYLNGIEWAASAMEMSAVAAKNAALLSYHRWYGNVDMIDQEDLNEKLKTEL